In Dehalogenimonas etheniformans, one genomic interval encodes:
- the aspS gene encoding aspartate--tRNA ligase encodes MLKDHQCGELTDKNLGQKVILAGWVHRRRDHGNLIFIDLRDRSGIVQVVFNPEKAKEAHHLAEALRSEFVLRVKGTVSHRPEGTENKRMPTGAIEVNAEELEILNESKTPPFYVNEEVEVDESLRLKFRYLDIRRERMRNNIILRHKVVTFMRQYLNDRGFLEIETPILLKSTPEGARDYLVPSRLYPGKFYALAQSPQQLKQLLMVAGIEKYYQIARCFRDEDLRADRQMEFTQLDLEMSFVEEEDMMELLEGLFSSLVETVTPGKTFRKPFPRLSFHDIMDRYGCDKPDLRFGLELADISDIVVGSSFGVFSNTIARGGVVKAIVAPGCWGYNKNQIEELIEFSKKLGAAGLVPIALGGESGNLQQLEMDKVRSVAAKYLSLDQVKAIAQRSGANPGDLILIVAGERERTNAVLGQLRNELGCRLKLADPNELAFAFVVDFPLFTWNEEDNRWQATHHPFTAPRKEDMPLLAEQPGKVHGRHYDLVLNGYEIAGGSIRIHQPELQRQVFRILGHSDERIQTLFGQLLDAFEYGAPPHGGVAPGIDRVVAILAGEPTIREVIPFPKNQAGLDLLFGSPSEVTQAQIDAVHISVKLPQ; translated from the coding sequence TTGCTTAAAGACCACCAATGCGGAGAACTGACCGATAAGAATCTAGGTCAGAAGGTCATCCTGGCGGGGTGGGTGCACCGCCGGCGAGATCATGGCAACTTGATATTTATTGATCTGCGTGATCGTTCGGGGATTGTTCAGGTTGTTTTCAACCCTGAAAAAGCCAAAGAAGCTCACCATTTGGCCGAAGCGCTCCGGTCGGAGTTCGTTCTGAGGGTCAAAGGCACCGTGTCACATCGGCCTGAGGGCACTGAAAACAAGAGGATGCCCACCGGTGCAATCGAAGTTAATGCCGAAGAACTCGAAATATTGAATGAATCAAAGACCCCTCCCTTCTATGTCAATGAAGAGGTTGAGGTCGATGAGAGTTTGCGCCTGAAATTCCGCTACCTTGACATAAGGCGGGAACGCATGCGGAATAACATCATCCTGCGCCACAAAGTTGTCACTTTTATGCGCCAGTATCTGAACGACCGGGGGTTCCTCGAAATCGAGACTCCGATCCTGCTTAAAAGCACCCCGGAAGGAGCGCGAGACTATTTAGTCCCTTCGAGATTGTATCCCGGCAAATTCTACGCTCTGGCTCAGTCACCACAACAATTGAAACAGCTTCTCATGGTCGCAGGTATTGAGAAGTACTACCAAATTGCACGATGTTTTCGCGATGAAGATCTCCGGGCGGATCGGCAAATGGAGTTCACCCAACTTGATCTTGAAATGAGCTTCGTTGAAGAAGAAGACATGATGGAACTCCTCGAAGGGTTGTTCTCCAGCCTCGTGGAAACGGTTACCCCTGGGAAGACTTTTAGAAAACCATTCCCGCGGCTGTCCTTCCACGATATTATGGATCGCTACGGCTGCGATAAACCTGATCTCCGTTTTGGCCTAGAACTGGCTGACATCTCGGACATCGTTGTCGGGAGCAGTTTTGGAGTGTTTTCAAACACCATCGCCAGGGGCGGAGTCGTCAAAGCCATCGTCGCTCCTGGCTGTTGGGGTTATAACAAGAACCAAATCGAAGAATTGATCGAATTCTCAAAGAAACTGGGCGCAGCAGGTTTGGTTCCCATAGCACTGGGTGGAGAATCCGGAAACCTCCAGCAGCTGGAGATGGACAAGGTGAGATCGGTAGCAGCCAAATACCTATCGTTGGATCAGGTTAAAGCCATCGCCCAACGGTCCGGAGCTAACCCGGGAGACTTGATCCTAATCGTCGCCGGCGAACGCGAGCGGACTAATGCAGTACTTGGTCAACTGCGCAATGAACTTGGCTGCAGACTAAAACTTGCCGATCCCAACGAGTTGGCTTTCGCCTTTGTTGTTGATTTCCCGCTCTTCACATGGAATGAAGAGGACAACCGGTGGCAGGCAACACATCACCCTTTCACCGCCCCGCGAAAAGAAGATATGCCGCTCCTGGCGGAGCAGCCCGGAAAGGTACACGGCCGCCACTACGATCTTGTATTGAACGGTTATGAGATCGCCGGAGGCAGTATCCGTATCCATCAGCCTGAACTTCAGCGGCAGGTTTTCCGGATTCTAGGCCACAGCGACGAGCGAATCCAGACTTTATTCGGTCAACTTCTTGACGCATTCGAATACGGCGCGCCGCCCCACGGTGGTGTTGCGCCCGGCATTGATCGGGTGGTCGCCATTCTCGCGGGCGAGCCCACGATTCGTGAGGTTATTCCGTTCCCGAAGAACCAGGCTGGGCTTGATTTGCTGTTCGGTTCTCCGTCAGAGGTCACTCAAGCTCAGATCGATGCCGTTCACATTTCGGTGAAGTTACCACAGTAG
- a CDS encoding ATP-binding protein, with protein sequence MSILAHNNLIGKRRKIVNNAIIGVSFFFLVVSLIFFALCATKPYMGAVLSFGEHGWLIESVDRHGTAFSAGIQVGDKPLEVNAQSADTFLQRFEKSGSIRLIEQLKVLQPNGQILSSEINVDPQSRKSFFEIISWFVLSAAFFLTGFYILSKKPDNTAALILLLSGTTLSVALSSTLAAERLIPISSYPAVLAALIGPWLLLHFFLILPDERAWLRNDPRILIIYVIPAIAIVMYPIIGYANGQPLPEFRMFRLLSYGMGFLGVVGVAIYNYVRAQLPQTRQQMKIVLIGCVFGLVPFVALNAIPAAVTGAVVLPSDVGLAFLSFIPLSLGYAVVAKQLLEIEVVIRRSFIYAVITIILAMLIWAAFALVFSSGIAPGFFERFILALGLSALAVFLLGPIKNLVETMIDKLFYKDRFDYRKTIQNLSTSLSATSDKEVASSLIIDAPMSALNLAGASLFIATDTGSFEVGAARGIFATESRQRDLLSLIVRRNVGKEFPNLADTPNPDIAFVIPLVAADKEVGVLFISGKTSRQEFNGSDFYLIQGLASVAAVSLRGILIAERDISERRRHEQAILNAKQEWESTFDSIPDLICILDADHNIIRVNRAMADKLGLSPAQTIGKKCYELMHNTDAPPESCPGFSSGKACGPSSEIARCGCVYQINISTLNNDGKSSGRYVHIARDVTAVKNAEAEQQRLKEKAELSSRLAAVGEMAAGIAHEINNPLTGVLGYAELMLSEDIPDELKEEVKVIADGSKRVAEIVKRMLTFARQTKPFKTSLSVTELIDNTLELRNYVLRTAGIDVVKNYQDDLPWIVADPGQLQQVFLNLIVNAEHAIKKTGHTGVITISAKKISDHLRIVFSDNGPGIEPEVLPKLFQPFFTTKSPGEGTGLGLSISRSIILEHGGSIDIASELGRGATFTIELPLNSESENVLLDPVTTVSRRTNSNIRVLVIDDEISIQRLLRQSLSDQNRIIDVAGNAQQALELIRSSPYDIILMDLRMPGTSGMALYREIISQKPEFEGRVIVITGDALGEDVQAFISKHRLEVLTKPFDQSAVQTMVDRVLSPNPD encoded by the coding sequence TTGTCAATCCTAGCTCACAACAACCTGATTGGAAAACGACGTAAAATCGTTAACAACGCCATTATCGGCGTATCCTTCTTTTTTCTGGTAGTTTCATTAATCTTCTTTGCCCTCTGCGCTACCAAACCTTATATGGGAGCGGTCCTTTCATTTGGAGAGCATGGATGGCTCATAGAGAGTGTGGACCGTCATGGCACTGCTTTTTCTGCTGGGATTCAAGTTGGTGATAAACCGCTCGAAGTGAATGCACAGTCAGCCGATACGTTCTTGCAAAGATTCGAAAAATCTGGTTCTATCAGGCTGATTGAACAACTCAAAGTGTTACAGCCCAACGGACAAATTCTTTCTTCTGAAATCAACGTTGATCCACAATCGAGAAAATCGTTTTTCGAGATTATATCTTGGTTTGTGCTTAGTGCCGCATTCTTCTTAACCGGCTTTTACATATTGTCAAAGAAACCTGATAACACTGCAGCTCTCATTCTTCTTCTTTCCGGAACAACACTCTCAGTAGCACTCAGTTCAACCTTAGCGGCTGAACGACTAATCCCCATTTCTTCTTATCCTGCGGTATTGGCCGCCCTGATTGGCCCATGGTTGTTATTGCATTTCTTTTTGATTTTACCTGACGAAAGAGCCTGGCTCCGCAATGATCCACGAATACTGATAATCTATGTAATCCCTGCGATTGCGATCGTTATGTACCCAATAATTGGTTACGCAAACGGCCAACCGCTTCCCGAATTCCGGATGTTCAGACTCCTCAGTTACGGAATGGGTTTTCTCGGGGTAGTGGGAGTCGCCATTTATAACTATGTCCGGGCTCAATTACCCCAGACCCGCCAACAGATGAAAATTGTTCTAATCGGCTGTGTTTTTGGATTAGTGCCATTTGTTGCATTAAACGCGATTCCTGCAGCCGTCACCGGAGCGGTAGTTCTGCCTTCAGATGTAGGACTGGCTTTCCTGTCATTTATCCCCTTGTCTCTCGGCTATGCCGTTGTGGCTAAACAATTACTCGAAATAGAAGTTGTTATACGGCGCAGCTTTATCTACGCTGTGATCACTATCATCCTGGCTATGCTTATTTGGGCAGCATTCGCCCTGGTATTTTCTAGCGGCATCGCTCCGGGTTTCTTTGAACGCTTCATTTTAGCTCTGGGACTATCCGCATTAGCTGTGTTTTTGCTCGGCCCCATCAAAAACCTCGTCGAGACGATGATCGATAAGTTGTTTTACAAAGACCGCTTCGATTATCGAAAAACGATCCAGAATTTAAGCACTTCATTGAGCGCTACAAGCGATAAAGAAGTCGCATCTTCCCTGATTATCGATGCACCCATGAGCGCGCTCAACCTTGCCGGAGCCTCCCTGTTCATTGCCACAGACACCGGCTCATTCGAGGTGGGGGCGGCCAGGGGGATTTTTGCTACTGAATCCAGACAACGTGATTTGCTGAGCCTCATTGTTCGCCGGAACGTCGGTAAAGAATTCCCAAATCTAGCGGACACACCAAATCCGGATATTGCCTTTGTGATACCCCTAGTAGCCGCGGACAAGGAAGTTGGCGTGTTGTTCATATCGGGAAAAACCTCACGCCAGGAATTTAACGGCTCCGATTTTTATCTCATCCAGGGTTTGGCCTCGGTGGCAGCCGTTTCATTGCGAGGCATATTAATCGCCGAGAGAGATATTTCAGAACGAAGACGCCACGAGCAGGCCATCCTCAACGCCAAGCAGGAATGGGAGAGCACTTTCGACTCTATCCCAGATTTGATTTGCATTTTGGACGCTGACCATAACATCATCAGGGTCAACCGAGCAATGGCAGATAAATTAGGATTATCTCCCGCCCAGACCATCGGCAAAAAGTGCTATGAACTGATGCACAATACGGATGCACCCCCGGAGAGCTGTCCCGGCTTCTCTTCGGGGAAAGCGTGTGGTCCTAGCAGTGAGATCGCCAGATGCGGCTGCGTGTACCAGATCAATATTTCAACGCTCAATAACGATGGAAAATCTTCCGGACGATACGTGCATATTGCCCGCGATGTCACTGCCGTCAAGAACGCCGAAGCCGAACAACAGAGATTGAAAGAAAAGGCGGAACTATCGAGTCGGCTAGCTGCCGTTGGGGAAATGGCTGCGGGCATAGCACATGAAATCAATAACCCCCTTACCGGAGTCTTGGGTTACGCTGAACTGATGCTTTCCGAGGATATCCCGGATGAGTTAAAAGAAGAGGTTAAGGTAATCGCCGACGGCAGCAAAAGGGTGGCGGAAATCGTAAAGCGGATGCTGACATTTGCCCGCCAAACAAAACCTTTCAAAACAAGCTTGAGTGTCACCGAACTTATCGACAATACCCTCGAACTCCGAAATTATGTGCTCAGGACGGCTGGAATAGATGTCGTCAAAAATTACCAGGATGACCTACCCTGGATAGTCGCCGATCCCGGTCAACTGCAGCAGGTGTTTTTGAATTTAATTGTTAACGCTGAGCACGCCATCAAAAAGACCGGGCATACCGGCGTTATTACCATCTCCGCCAAGAAAATCAGCGATCACTTGCGAATCGTGTTCAGCGATAACGGACCGGGGATCGAACCGGAAGTTCTACCTAAGCTATTCCAACCGTTTTTCACGACCAAGAGCCCCGGAGAAGGCACCGGCCTCGGGCTATCAATTTCCCGGTCTATAATCCTGGAGCACGGTGGGAGTATCGATATAGCCAGCGAGCTAGGGCGTGGCGCCACATTTACGATCGAATTGCCTCTTAACTCAGAATCTGAAAACGTTCTGCTAGATCCGGTGACTACCGTTTCCCGCCGAACTAACTCGAACATCAGGGTACTCGTCATCGACGACGAAATTTCTATCCAGCGATTATTAAGGCAATCTCTCTCTGACCAAAATAGGATTATTGACGTAGCGGGAAACGCCCAACAAGCGCTCGAACTGATAAGATCGAGCCCATACGATATTATTCTTATGGATTTGAGGATGCCCGGCACAAGCGGTATGGCTCTGTACCGGGAAATTATCTCGCAAAAACCCGAATTTGAAGGGAGGGTGATTGTCATCACCGGCGATGCCCTTGGAGAGGATGTCCAGGCATTCATCTCAAAGCATCGCCTCGAAGTGCTTACAAAACCGTTCGACCAATCTGCCGTTCAAACGATGGTAGATCGTGTGCTATCTCCGAATCCGGATTGA
- a CDS encoding ATP-dependent Clp protease proteolytic subunit, whose protein sequence is MTMKPSNIIPMVIESSARGERAFDIYSLLLKERIVFLGTEINDQVANIIIAQLLFLDREDPDKDISLYIHSPGGVISAGLAIYDTMQLIRPAVSTICVGMAASMATVLLCAGAKGKRFALPNATIHMHQALGGARGQAADIVIAAREITRMQDIIRDILSKRTGQSLEKIAHDTDRDFYLNPEGAKEYGLIDDILKKPEEKKPAKS, encoded by the coding sequence ATGACAATGAAACCATCCAACATTATCCCTATGGTTATCGAAAGCAGCGCTCGAGGTGAGCGGGCTTTCGACATTTATTCTCTCTTACTGAAAGAACGTATCGTTTTTCTTGGCACCGAGATCAATGATCAGGTCGCCAACATCATAATTGCCCAACTTCTCTTCCTTGACCGTGAGGATCCTGATAAAGACATTAGTCTTTACATTCATTCGCCTGGCGGGGTCATATCTGCCGGTTTGGCTATCTATGACACCATGCAACTGATAAGACCTGCTGTCTCAACCATCTGTGTCGGAATGGCGGCTTCGATGGCCACCGTTCTCCTATGCGCGGGCGCAAAAGGTAAGCGTTTCGCGCTGCCGAATGCTACTATCCACATGCACCAGGCACTGGGTGGAGCGAGGGGCCAAGCCGCCGATATTGTAATTGCCGCCCGAGAAATCACCCGGATGCAGGACATCATTCGTGACATCCTTTCCAAGAGGACCGGACAATCCCTTGAAAAGATCGCCCACGACACCGACCGGGACTTCTATCTAAATCCCGAAGGCGCTAAAGAATACGGTCTGATCGACGATATCCTTAAAAAGCCTGAAGAAAAGAAACCCGCCAAAAGTTAG
- a CDS encoding YdcF family protein: MKKAVLIIGSILLAAILIVAAFQHVILPHMWNYLVVNQPPKPADVIIVLSTGEDRVAKGVVLYQEGYASKILFTGGGSDNMGKQAEALGVPAGDILLEQDSFTTYTNAKYSLKIIEDHGFKSAIIVTSPYHTKRSGIIFRHFFKGIDLTVCSAAYDPQLAHNWWKHSESTGWVATEYLKLGFYFLFEWWLVRF; the protein is encoded by the coding sequence GTGAAAAAAGCCGTTTTGATCATAGGCTCTATTCTTTTGGCGGCCATTTTAATCGTGGCGGCGTTCCAGCATGTTATATTGCCCCACATGTGGAACTACTTGGTGGTGAACCAGCCTCCGAAACCGGCTGACGTGATTATTGTGCTGAGCACTGGCGAGGATAGAGTTGCTAAAGGCGTAGTACTATACCAGGAAGGTTATGCCAGCAAGATCCTGTTCACCGGCGGCGGTTCGGATAACATGGGGAAACAGGCTGAAGCCCTGGGAGTACCTGCCGGGGACATCCTGCTGGAACAAGATTCATTTACGACCTATACCAATGCCAAATACTCGCTCAAAATTATCGAGGATCATGGATTTAAATCCGCGATCATCGTAACTTCGCCTTATCATACTAAGAGATCAGGCATCATTTTCAGGCACTTTTTCAAGGGGATCGATTTGACGGTTTGTTCCGCGGCTTATGACCCGCAGCTTGCCCATAACTGGTGGAAGCATTCGGAGTCTACCGGCTGGGTCGCAACCGAGTATCTGAAACTGGGATTTTACTTCCTTTTTGAATGGTGGCTCGTGAGGTTCTGA
- the tig gene encoding trigger factor, giving the protein MKVTEKKIEGCEALLTIEMDSASMEDALDHAYQKLVKKVDVPGFRKGKAPRQILENFVGRERLIDESLDEVLPHACAEAIKEEKLQSFGTPGVEVLQNEPLIFKAKVPLPPKVELGDYKSIRLEPENVEVKDEIIDGMIRQLQHEKAIWEPVERPVKSGDLVVMDLESTIDGAPFINQKGLQIGIDEQSKYPAPGFSQEIIGLAQGDTKEFKLKYPDDFAKPELAGKEPEFKVKINEVKEEKLPPTDDDFAMSLDVEMPTFEALKARLTENYRKRIEQQANQDYENRLVAELIKMSKVEYPANLVDMEYERLVNAQMERWRSQVNSEAELEELLGRVNPEELAKQLRPMAEDRIKISLALGKLSSAEDIKVTDADIDAEVTRMLEPVPEDQRAAQRQQMESKEAREQVVQVLLSRKTMERLKQIATERLPTEASAETTPTTENETENKEEATP; this is encoded by the coding sequence ATGAAAGTTACCGAGAAAAAGATCGAGGGTTGTGAAGCCCTGCTCACCATCGAAATGGACAGCGCTTCCATGGAGGATGCACTTGACCATGCTTATCAAAAGCTGGTCAAGAAAGTAGACGTTCCGGGATTCCGCAAGGGCAAAGCCCCCCGTCAGATTTTGGAAAATTTCGTGGGCCGTGAACGGCTCATCGATGAATCCCTTGATGAGGTACTTCCGCACGCCTGCGCCGAAGCCATCAAAGAAGAAAAACTCCAGAGCTTTGGCACTCCTGGGGTCGAAGTCCTCCAGAACGAGCCCCTGATTTTCAAGGCGAAGGTACCGCTTCCCCCCAAGGTGGAGTTGGGCGATTATAAAAGCATCAGGCTTGAGCCCGAAAATGTTGAAGTAAAGGATGAAATCATTGACGGGATGATCAGGCAGCTTCAACATGAAAAAGCCATCTGGGAGCCGGTTGAGAGACCAGTCAAATCGGGTGACCTCGTTGTCATGGATCTGGAAAGCACGATTGACGGAGCGCCATTCATTAATCAAAAAGGTCTTCAGATCGGTATTGACGAACAATCGAAATATCCAGCACCCGGATTTTCTCAGGAGATCATCGGGCTGGCACAGGGCGACACCAAAGAATTCAAATTGAAATACCCTGATGACTTCGCCAAACCTGAATTAGCAGGCAAGGAGCCTGAATTCAAGGTCAAAATCAATGAGGTCAAGGAGGAAAAGCTGCCTCCGACTGATGATGATTTTGCAATGTCGCTCGACGTGGAAATGCCTACGTTCGAGGCGCTGAAAGCTCGTCTCACCGAAAATTACCGAAAGCGCATCGAGCAGCAAGCTAATCAAGATTACGAAAATCGCCTGGTTGCTGAGCTCATTAAAATGAGTAAAGTGGAATATCCGGCCAATCTGGTTGATATGGAATACGAACGGCTTGTTAACGCCCAGATGGAACGTTGGAGGTCTCAAGTCAATTCTGAGGCCGAACTGGAAGAATTGTTAGGCCGTGTGAACCCAGAAGAACTTGCCAAGCAATTGCGACCTATGGCGGAGGATCGGATCAAAATCTCCCTTGCTCTTGGTAAGCTGTCTTCTGCTGAAGACATCAAGGTAACCGATGCGGATATCGATGCCGAGGTTACTCGAATGCTGGAACCTGTACCCGAGGATCAACGAGCAGCCCAGCGACAGCAAATGGAATCAAAAGAAGCTCGCGAGCAGGTCGTTCAAGTGTTGCTTTCGCGCAAAACGATGGAACGGTTGAAACAAATTGCAACTGAACGACTGCCGACAGAAGCGTCCGCAGAAACGACGCCTACTACCGAAAACGAAACCGAAAACAAAGAGGAGGCTACACCATGA
- a CDS encoding MarR family winged helix-turn-helix transcriptional regulator — protein sequence MNMLSTYQAALKETDRLLTKALGISSGKFAVLITLLYDGPLTMSALAGRTRTGSSNVTTLVRRLLRQGLVEKENSESDRRCVQIRLTDVGDYVIRMALPVARLIIEKTFAKLDPQDKVSLDRILYTISENVKTLKQTRKLIP from the coding sequence ATGAATATGCTCAGCACCTATCAGGCAGCGCTGAAGGAAACCGACAGGCTGTTGACCAAAGCGCTCGGGATCTCCTCGGGTAAATTTGCCGTTCTGATTACTCTTTTATACGATGGCCCGTTGACAATGAGCGCCCTTGCGGGTCGAACCAGGACCGGTTCGAGCAATGTCACCACTTTAGTTCGCCGACTCCTTCGACAGGGTTTGGTTGAAAAAGAAAACAGCGAGTCCGACCGGCGCTGCGTTCAAATCCGGTTGACCGATGTCGGTGACTACGTCATCAGGATGGCTTTGCCCGTAGCCAGGTTAATCATTGAAAAGACATTTGCCAAACTGGATCCACAGGATAAAGTATCGCTGGACCGTATACTGTACACCATTTCGGAGAACGTCAAAACGCTCAAACAAACCAGGAAACTGATTCCGTAA
- a CDS encoding sensor histidine kinase yields the protein MATLTAPARKLSRLNGVQIAAAAVRGRAFGGKLRLYLSIFRFLTLILALSQVSGVVPKGSISIAGVIIAASAYTVIKFFTPVTARNYLASQALLATDLVFCAAMVWVTGGLSSPFLLYTLTPVLAASFFYESRMALTVAVASILDILLTQLVNPFYQLTSGPLEFSFFFIYIVAVSLSASLPYLVNFNLQRRMQGEYVAEERSRLSRELHDGTVQVLAALNWQAQLVERDLSRQGISLPSLSHLLHLSKESQSEAREALQLLRDYTESGKFVEHLKTYADRFKQDSGIEYKMDLLPLEPKLEPQVELQLLRICQEAMNNIRKHARARHVCVNMIRSPKNYLTVTIEDDGLGFDLDAGLRTSGFQGHGLNVMRERAETVGGYLQMDSQLGKGTVITVVVPLNR from the coding sequence ATGGCTACGTTAACCGCTCCTGCCCGGAAACTGTCCCGGCTCAACGGGGTGCAGATCGCTGCGGCGGCGGTACGAGGGCGGGCATTCGGTGGCAAGCTGAGGTTGTATCTCAGCATTTTCCGGTTCCTGACCCTTATCCTGGCGTTGAGCCAGGTGAGCGGAGTGGTCCCCAAGGGTTCAATTTCGATTGCCGGCGTTATCATCGCCGCCTCGGCGTATACCGTGATCAAATTCTTTACCCCTGTTACGGCCAGGAACTACCTAGCAAGCCAAGCACTATTGGCGACCGATCTCGTTTTCTGCGCGGCGATGGTCTGGGTGACCGGCGGCCTCAGCAGCCCGTTCCTCCTTTACACCCTTACTCCGGTACTGGCGGCATCGTTCTTCTACGAGTCCCGGATGGCGCTTACCGTGGCGGTGGCGTCCATCCTAGACATCCTACTGACCCAACTGGTCAACCCCTTTTACCAATTGACCTCCGGGCCGCTGGAATTCAGCTTTTTCTTTATATACATAGTCGCCGTCAGCCTTTCGGCGTCGCTGCCGTACCTAGTCAATTTCAACCTTCAGAGGCGGATGCAGGGCGAATACGTCGCCGAGGAGAGGAGCCGCCTGTCACGTGAACTGCACGACGGCACGGTGCAGGTTCTGGCGGCGCTCAACTGGCAAGCGCAGTTAGTCGAGCGAGACCTGAGCCGCCAGGGGATCTCGCTGCCCTCGCTCAGCCACCTGCTCCACCTATCCAAGGAGTCTCAATCCGAAGCCCGGGAAGCCCTGCAGCTCCTTCGGGACTACACCGAATCTGGCAAGTTCGTGGAGCACCTTAAAACCTACGCCGACCGGTTTAAACAGGACAGCGGGATAGAATACAAGATGGACCTTCTGCCCCTGGAACCAAAGCTGGAGCCCCAGGTGGAACTCCAACTGCTGCGCATCTGCCAGGAAGCGATGAACAACATCCGCAAGCACGCCCGCGCGCGGCACGTCTGCGTAAACATGATCCGTTCACCCAAAAACTACCTGACCGTGACCATCGAGGACGACGGCCTGGGATTCGACCTTGACGCCGGACTGCGGACCTCAGGGTTCCAGGGGCACGGGCTCAACGTGATGAGGGAGCGGGCGGAGACGGTGGGGGGCTACCTGCAGATGGACAGCCAGTTGGGCAAGGGGACGGTCATTACCGTGGTCGTCCCGTTGAACCGGTAA
- a CDS encoding polyprenyl synthetase family protein → MLNEELEEILTPLCNTTDLFELIRNILMVEGRDPTSTNSQKPWPLLPLVVADSISGNCEHVVPAAAAIQLLMAAGDVFDDIEDSDVSDSISSKYGTAIAANTGTTLLILAEKALTRLNNRGINNETTLRVIEKINSFFTNACIGQHLDLSLARSVLNEGQYLDIVKLKSASQIECCCHAGAALSTIDNMVVDLFSVFGQNLGIMAQFSNDIVGVITKKDIIRRKPTLPMFFGFSHSDDKSRSILEKAFNPSCLNEVSTDQVKNVLFSSGGIQYTSLKMSFHRELAKETHYALEHRGISVRQLMEFLN, encoded by the coding sequence TTGCTCAACGAGGAGTTAGAAGAAATTCTAACTCCTTTGTGTAACACGACAGATTTGTTTGAATTAATCAGGAATATCCTTATGGTCGAGGGCCGAGATCCTACATCAACTAATTCTCAAAAACCTTGGCCGTTACTCCCACTTGTAGTAGCTGATTCGATTTCGGGAAATTGCGAACACGTTGTACCAGCAGCCGCCGCCATTCAATTATTAATGGCGGCGGGTGACGTTTTCGATGACATTGAAGATTCAGATGTGTCAGATTCTATATCTTCAAAATATGGTACCGCGATCGCCGCTAACACCGGAACAACTCTATTAATTTTGGCTGAAAAAGCACTAACTCGATTGAATAATCGCGGAATTAATAACGAAACAACGCTCCGTGTGATTGAAAAAATAAATTCGTTTTTTACGAACGCTTGCATCGGTCAGCACCTCGATCTTTCACTTGCACGATCAGTTCTTAATGAGGGTCAATATTTAGACATTGTCAAACTCAAATCCGCCTCGCAAATTGAATGCTGTTGTCACGCTGGTGCAGCCTTATCAACTATTGACAACATGGTGGTTGACTTATTCTCAGTATTTGGCCAAAACTTAGGAATTATGGCCCAATTTAGCAACGACATTGTCGGTGTAATAACCAAAAAGGACATCATCAGACGAAAGCCAACTTTGCCTATGTTTTTTGGATTCTCTCATTCAGATGACAAATCCAGATCAATTCTCGAGAAAGCCTTTAATCCTTCATGTTTGAATGAAGTCAGCACAGACCAGGTCAAAAATGTGTTATTTAGTTCAGGTGGAATTCAATATACTTCCCTTAAAATGAGCTTTCATCGAGAATTGGCAAAAGAAACACACTATGCTCTCGAGCATCGTGGGATTTCGGTTCGTCAATTGATGGAATTCCTAAACTAA
- a CDS encoding bifunctional nuclease family protein, whose product MIEMTIESIRVSLVNYQRVVMLKEKNTLRYLPIWIGSAEAQAIAIRLQEGIQVQRPMTHDLLATTIEVLGAKVEHVIVNDLKNDTFYAKILLNVGGNQIEIDSRPSDALALAVRVEVPIYADESVLDKAGIVLEREGESSEIVESVDGAGDISEKRKKTSEDEIKKMSAFRDFIDNLDLEDFDKRKS is encoded by the coding sequence ATGATTGAAATGACGATAGAAAGCATCCGTGTTAGCCTTGTGAATTATCAGCGCGTGGTGATGCTTAAAGAAAAGAATACGCTACGCTATCTGCCTATCTGGATAGGTTCGGCTGAAGCCCAGGCCATTGCGATACGGTTGCAGGAAGGCATACAGGTCCAGAGACCGATGACCCATGACCTTCTAGCCACCACTATCGAAGTTCTGGGGGCCAAAGTAGAGCATGTCATCGTAAATGACCTAAAAAATGACACCTTTTATGCCAAAATTTTATTGAACGTAGGCGGCAACCAAATCGAAATCGACTCTCGTCCTTCAGACGCACTGGCACTGGCGGTGCGCGTTGAAGTTCCGATCTATGCGGACGAATCGGTCCTGGACAAGGCCGGCATCGTTCTCGAACGCGAAGGCGAAAGCTCAGAAATCGTAGAGAGTGTGGATGGTGCCGGGGACATCTCTGAAAAACGTAAAAAGACTAGCGAAGACGAAATAAAGAAGATGAGTGCCTTCCGCGATTTTATCGACAATTTAGACCTCGAGGACTTTGACAAACGCAAATCGTAA